The Alnus glutinosa chromosome 10, dhAlnGlut1.1, whole genome shotgun sequence DNA window TGGGTTCTTGTCTTTCAAATACACCCATGGATCATCTCCTAACTTACGCACATCTGCCATTGCCAAATCCCCCGACTTAGAACATATCTTGAACAGAGTCGACTCATCCACGTTGACGTCCACGTCAGCAAATGAGTCGCCGAACCTAGTGCTCCGCCCTGAACCTGGCTCGATCGTCTCCCAAACCACCTCTCCGGATCTCGGGTCCCACAATCTAATGTACCCTGAGCACCCGAACGCCCCACTTGTGACAGCACTTGCAACGAGTACACTCCTCTCCGGAAGCCACGTCAGCTTCCCTGGGACCATGCTCTTTGTCGAGCTGCCGGACATACGGCCGAGCTCCGAAGCAATTTGGAGCGTGGATTTGTCGATAACTAGGACGCAATTCTCTCTATGTGGACAATTGAATGAGGCGAAGACCGAACTCTGTGAGTCAGAAATCGCATTGACTTGGGCTTTATAGATGCGTGGATCAGAGGGATCAGTCCAGTGAGTTGAACCGACGTGTCGGCCGCCTGAGATATCGTAGAAGTGGAGACCAGCGGTGGAATCAGATCCTACAGCAGCGACTTCCGGCCAAATTCGGCGGATCGAGGTGATGTCGTTCAAGTGAGTCCGGATCGTCGTGCCGGGAATGAGATTCCAGTCATAGCTGGAGATTTGACCACCATGGGCAATCCAGACAGAGCCGTCTTCGGAGCCTGTCATGAACGCCGAGGGAAGGCCGTCGGAGGCGGGGCGAATGGTGGTGACGACGGAAGCGTCGATCCCGGAAAAGGAAGGCGGGGACATCGCCGTCTTGAGGCGCGACTCGATGCCATAGTAGAGGGCCTCATCAGCAAGTTCTTGCTTGGAGAATCGACAGGCTGTGGAGGGGAGACGATTCGATCGGAGTAGAGAGAGGAGGACCGAGAAGATCTCAGGGTCCCGGTCTATGAACACCGGGTTGAGATCGTAGGTGGGCCGGTCCGCGAGGACCGCGAGGAGTGAATCAGGACCGCCAGACCGGACGGTGGATAGGGTCGTCTCGAAGAGCTTGCCACCGACGTTGAGCTTGACACGGTCATCAAGATGGGGGGCAGCGGCAGACTGAGAATTTCCGTCTTCCATAGATCAAGGACGGAGCAAGGGCAGCACGACACTTTGGATTAGGTAAATGTCTTGTTGTCCGCATGTTTCGGCGACGTGCCTTGTGTCAATCTCATGAAGCAGATTCCAGAACCGCTGCAAATatttgaagaaacaaaaaaatcaagaaaaagaaacgaaaCAAGCACAAATTCAAAGAGCTGTGTTGATTTCTCGTTCAAAATCAACTAGCGGTTAAACCCAAAATTAACAATCGTAACGTAAAGAGAAGTGAATAAAACATCAAACATCAACAAACCCGAATTCGGCAGATCTCAAGTCACCAAAAGACCTGACAAAGAGAGAGTTTTTGGTTATTTCACCAAAGCAGAACTAAGCTCCGGACACTGCAACCAGCAAAAGAAACCACCGAACAGGATAGAAGGATGAAGAAATGCTCGGAAGTGGAAGGAAATAGTGCTCGGCGTAGCTCCAGTGGACTTGAAGGATATGAATATTGCTCGGGTAATTTGGCcgcctctgtttttttttttttttttttttttttcttcttcttttaaagaTAATTGCACAATTGATCCTTgtagtatgtcataattatttttcactccctatgatttaaaaagttcatagaagGACCctgtgctatgcaataattacaaatcgatttctaggcgtcaaattttgttaaattttttaacagatttcgtcaaatgccacgtgtcgccattttaatgatgacacgtgtccatcttaataaaaaatataaatttattaaaaaataaataaatatacttatttttttaaaaaaaaaattaaaattccaataaaaaaaaaagaagcagaaagTCACCCCTTTAGAGGTGgccccccggccactgggggtggccacggGCCACCCATGCCACCCCGGGAGATGAAGCCCTAAAGCACAAATCTATACCATCTCTTGTAAAATATACTATAATTTAATTCGTCCTAACTTCCAAAGTTGTTGGATTTTAAAGGAGTATTGTTAGGGATATTACACCTTTTAATACAATATTTTTACAAACTAAAGTAGCAGTCTTTTGTCAGTATCATTAAgcaaaaaaactaaatttgttAGAAAATAACTTGTCAACCAAAcactcttaattatttaatcaattataAGTAAACGATATTATACACcaagcattttctttttaaaacctgCGCCTAAAGCTGCTCCAAATTCATCTAAATGACTCCAAATCTGTCCTATTCATATTGGATTGAGCTGGGATACCAGCAAAAACATATCCTCCATTGTTGGgttaaaaaacaacaaaaagggaAGGAGAAAGGGATAGGTTTTAAAAAACTACAACAGAGAAAATGAAGTGAGAGACCAGGTATCTCCGTGAAATGATCCTCAACTTGTACTTGGTCTGGAGAGCAGATAAACATGCAGTGAAAAAGAATGCTACTAGAACACAAGGGTATCCAAGTTTAGCAAAGGCAAACAGCTAGACTAAGCTAGTAGACAAACTTCATATAAAGATATGCAAGTTTTCTGCACGAGTAATACTACTCTTTACACACATTTAACACTAGCTAACTTGACATATTTTAAGtggctttcttttttctttttcaagtggctgaaaagttacttaaaacacgttatATCAGCCGGTGTAAAATGAGTGTGGAGCAGCATTACTCTCTCTATCCAGCTTCATTTGCATAAAACTGTGTAAAAGCAACCCCCAGCCTGGGGCTATTCTCACAGAAATCATTCTAAAAGCAAAGCCTAATAAGCCAATGAAGTGCTAAAAGCACCAGTGATTAAGAAGCAAgttgttttaaataataaatgaaattatGCTCGATCGTTCTAGAGGGCACTTGTCAGTGTTTTTACAAATAAAACATTGAAATGCTTTCAGATGATACCCAAAAATGGCCCaaacttatatatatgtatataaaaaaaaaaaccgacgTGTTCATTCATCAGTCAGTACCTGGAAAAATAGATTAATCCTATTTGCATGAACATTGCCGCCATGCTCTCTATGAGCCTGATTAttggttaaaacaaaaaggaataCCTCCGGGCCAATCAGCACATCTGAAAATCCTTTATAGCTTCTCAGAGCCGAGGATAAATGGGGGTAGATCATCACTCAAAAGAGACCGGAAAAAGCTCTCATgcgaaaataaaaattattcccaGTCTCACAAACAAATCCAGGACTTTCTTGACAGTAAACATAATCTCAGCTGTGCAACATATCAAGCAGCAACTTTGGCTTTTGCTTTCTGTTTCTTGGCATCCTGTGATGCTAAGCCTATGCGCAATCCAACTGGAGTCTGATCTTCTTGCCCTGACGTCAATTGCTCGTTTTTGGAACCTACTGGGCCATTTGAAGGATGGCCATTAGCTTCACTGTTCACTCCATTGGTTTCCCCAGTGTCCACTGCATCTGGGGTCATACCTGAATTGATAATGTTGAGGAGCTGCGTAAGTGGTGGCAAAGCTTGTACTGGAACACCGTGTGGACGTATCAAGAGGCCCCTTGCTACGGCTTTCTTTCTCACTTCAGCAGCTGCACGAGCAGCTCTTTCATCAACTCCCCTCCCTCGGGGAAGAGTCTCACCAATTATTGCAGCATTAAGGGATTTGTTGACAGAAGTGCCTGAACTCCCAGACCCTCCGCTTGTGGTGGCAGCTTGGAATGCATGCATTAAGTCAGGATGGGCCTGTCAAGCAATGTCAAATAATCAATGAGAAATCTAGTGACATTAGAGATTACAtcagacagacagacagacgATTGCAGTACTACATATATTTGGGGGATAGTCTAACCAATAAACAATCATCTGCTTGATACCAAGAAgcatataatatttctttttatctttttaaacaTAAAGCTTTTGAAAAGGCATGCATCAAGAGATTTCTATGAAGTATGCAGGAGTACCAAGATACAAGAACCAAGTTTTTGAGATCTTCTCAAATCAGAAATGCAGCGGTTGTATACACCATAGAGAATGAGCAACAGGTCAggcaaaaaaatgacaaaagcaTGAGTATAGGAAGCATTTTCTCAATCAAGCAGAAACTGTTATGAGATATGATGATGGTCTTCCCTTTCATCTACGATTATGAAGAAATTGTCCATAACAAACAAAACCAGCAAAAGGAGAATTCAGAAGGACCTTCAAAATATCAATTGCTTTTTGAGCAGAAGCTGCATCCATAGCTTGGCCTTTTTGCTTTTGTGCATTCATCTGTCAAAAGAAGATTTCACAAAATTCAGAAACCTAAAAGATTCAtttaagaacaaataaaatCGTCCAACTTTCAACCACTCAGAGACGCCATGAACTTACCTGTAGTTCACGCATCTTAAATGTCTTCATCCAGTTCTGAGAGTCACGTGTCCTTGAATCCTCCACACCAAGTTGTTTGACAAGTATATCATAAGTTTTCTTCTCATGCTGTCACACCAAATGCAATAGTTGGTAAACTACAATTTACAGTAGCCCAAAGATAACTCCTTAGGAAAAATTAATTTACAAAGGTACAAACCTGGTGAGAAAGCTTGAAGGCACCCATACAATTGAATGCAATGGCTAGAGCATGATAGCATACAGCAGTTTGGATGTGTTCCTCGCCTAGAAGCCTTTCATTCTTTTTCAAAGCTTCTTGCAGATAACGCAGAGCTGTGTTCATCTTTCCAATGTCTTGGTACATCATTGCAACATTTATAAAGGTTGCTGCTACATCAGGGTGATCTGGGCCGGATGACAAACTTAGCAAGAGCAATGCCCGGGACATGTGCCGTAGTGCAAGTTCTGTTTGGTTAAGCCCATGGTAGAAAAGAGCCATGTTGCCATAACTGCAGTTGCATATTGCAGATCAGGTGACCAATAATTAGATTTGTGTGACTGTCTGTCTAAGAGTGAGACACAGACAGAAGCcaggagggggagggggagggggggggggggggggggggtgttgttGTCTGGATTCCCATATGAAAAGAAATTTTCTCCCACTTTACACAACTTTAAACAAACTTTTCTCATCTTACACATGATTTTCAAACCTAGTGACATTTCATCCActgtttatttcattttatgcTTGTAAAATGATTCCATTTTCTTGGTCTTAATATTTGTAACATTAGACTTGTGGTAGTTGAAATAACTATCTCCAACAAACCCAATGAACCTCCAAAAGATTTCATCACAAAAGATACTATCcgtgattaaaagaaaaacaaagaaaagaagggcaTGCCTGTGAGCAGTGTCAGGATGATCCAAACCCAGGCAACGTTCATTTATTATCAGCTCCTTGTGCTGTTGCATTATCGCACCAGCCATGTCTCCAGCATGATACAAAACCATGGCGAGATACCTGAAAATTAACGAAAAGGAACACCAGTAACGTTTGTCCAGAGCTCTCATCATACacacatttttcaaattcaTCAGCTTTGGTCTTGTAAGTGCAGATTACCAAGTTGATAATCAATCTTATCAACAAATAGTTAGATAATTTTAAGATGTAATCAGTCATCTCTTGCAAGGGATCATTAACGCCTGCCAGCTATGATCAAAATCAAAGCAGAAGATGCACAACTTTTCTACATATTATCCACTTAGATCAagctaaaaatattattagaaaaatatatgCAGAACAGTTTTAGAGATGTCTACCGACAGCAATTAGCAACCTCCCGATGCATTGGACCAGTAACCTGCAAaaccacacacaaaaaaaaattgatacacCATACAACAGAAATTCTAAGAGGGCAAACCATGGGATAACATACCTGCTGAAGTATAGCAAATGCCTCAGAAAATAGCGTATATGCTTCACTAAGCATTCCCTGAAACGAAGAGCCACATGACTTAATAACTACATCTTTCCATGCaagaacataaaatataaagttGTGACCACACTCAGCAGAACTTTCAACCTTCTGCAAGAAGTGCTAATATGAGTTTTCGCCAACCCTATCTAGACTGATTCTAACGTGTTGTTCCATCTTAACAGATGCCTTGGAAAAACTCTTCTACTACTACAAGATTCAAATAACCCCAAAATAACAGTACATgctttttcatttaaataattgcTTAAACCCCACACTGATTCAATCATGAATCAAATTCCCCAGGATTATAATGCTCTATATGAATATTATAGCTACCACTAAATTTATGATCCAAAGATATTAAGGCACTGAAGTTTTCGATGATTAATTTGACATTATGGTGACTCAAAAATACATATTCATTCAATGATGTAAATAAGACAACAAAGCACAGTGCATACCTCAGCCAATTGGATTTTACCCGTTTCTATGAGATCCTTAGCTTCTGAACATATGGGAACTGAATTTTTCACTACAGGTTGGAGATTCAAGATATCTGATGTTTGGAAAGGTGCTACAGAATTAAGATCATATTTGCGTGCTGCAACATTTATGCCTACCTGTAAAGGAAATCATATTCAAGCAAGATATAGCCTAATCAGAAGCTCAATCTTAGCGATAAAAATATTAGCAAGAGATACTTAATTAGCCACATGAAGGCAAATAAACCCTACAGCTTGAGCTGACAAGAATCCAACATGGATTCTTAAGCAATTGCAGCATATTAAGAATTGAGGAGGCTATACACAAGATTTGGAGGACTAATCCATTCCACAAGTATTTACCCAAAAAGCAGGGTATACCAAGAAAAAACATATCAGAAAGGAAGTGCTGCTTTGAAGTGTTGGACAACAGTGTAGTGTTAGAAGACCAGCTAGTTTGGCAAGCGTGGATTATCTGTTTTCAAATTCTAAAAGTAAATTTTGCATCTAAAATGTGCACAAGTATACTGAATTTTAAAGCTGAATTGAGGATCTCTGCCAATGAAGTTACCAGCATTGTTCACACAAGTAAAATGGGAAATTAAACATTTAAGAGGCACAAATCCTAAGAGCGTACAATTTACAATCCATTCATTCAATATTTCCATTTTTAGAGGACAATTCCCACGCATTAATGCTTTTACTAGTGAAAACAATACTTGCCAATTCTTGTGTTATGACTATGCATATTGTGACTAAATAGCAAATTTTCTAGGCTACTACAAGCCTTGTAACTTGCCCTATGATACAATATTGTTTGCTTAAGCGTTGAAATTAACAAACCAATACTCATGAAGCATGATTGAATAATAACTTAAACACATATCCAAATGGGGAAGATCCAAACTCCTGGCACGTACAATAGGTAACATCTAGAAAAAGCGGACGATAGCATGAGAATACTCAaaagtgaaagaagaaaagcacATAAAGTAAGGCATCATATTACTTTCCAATAACCATTTGGATGGAACTTAACTAGTCTTAATAAATTGTGCATACTCCTGAGCATCTGCTCTGGTAcgacattaaaagaaaaacatataaatatgaTGATGGACAATCATACTGCAAAAGTATGGTGCTCCCAATTTTCAAGGCACTTAATCCTAGAAGTTAACAGAGAATTTCTAAACTTTCATTGCAACAGCACAAGAAGCATGAGTGAAAGTAATATATCTGACACAAAAAGTAATGTATTGTGGCACTAAGAGTGTGAGATGCAAACCGGAATCAATTCAAGAAGATATGAACTTATAATTACCTTTTGGCAAAGATTACGGATAACGGAAATTTTCTTTACACGTGACCTTGCATCCTCCGGCAACTCAAACTACAAACATGAGGAATTTATTTCAAACATATACCATTGCACATCGGAGATAAATCATGGAAGGAACAAAGAATGTGCTAGAAGATCCTATACGAAACAGATTACTCCATTTATTTTCCTCAGCAATGAAAGGCAAAAGACCAGTCGACTAAAAATAgtctttttaatgttttttataaCAAGTGACCCGTCTTACATCCTACAAATGTCCAGCATTCCCTGTAGAGACTTACTGACAACAATTGATACCTGATATTTGAGTTTTGCAAATTCTTGTACGTCTGACCACACAGTTTCTGAGCTAACATTCATATATGAGGATTGATTCTTTCTTGCAGATGCTCCACCCTTCCACCTTCCTTGCCCCCTAGAAGGCTTTCCTGAAGATTGATGACCTCCTTGGTCCTGTAAATAATTGACAATAAAACACAGCCGAAGTCAACATTTCTACACCAGAAGAATAAATTGTCATGTTACCAGTTCCACTTGAGAAAAATACGTGAGACTGGTTTGGTAAAGATTTTATATTCTAAACCTTATTATTATCGTAAGAAAAAGCTTTTCCTGTCTTCTGAAGAAAAAGATTCAATTACTTGCTTTAACTAACGAATATTTTCAATGTCAGACTGCAAACAATAAAAGCAAATTTAAGGGAACATATGGCCTCAAGAATTAGCTGATAAAAGctcaaaactaaaaagaagtACAAGCCAAAGCAACCACAAGAAATCCTGAAACTGTTTATCTAAGTTAAACATACTTTTCTGTGGGTTCTTGACTGAATAGTATTAGCAGCAACTTTTGCACCAGCAGCTTGACAACTTCCGAAAAAACAGTTGAAGAAATGTGATACAGCCGGCCCAAAATCATGGTCCTCTGTATTTCTCAAAACATcctgcataaaagtaaaagatagCAAAAACATAAAGTTGTGTGTTTAAGGGTGGAATCTGAGGATCTACAAAGGAATATGAAAAGCAAAGTCAATTTTCTGGGTTCCCCTCAATGTGGAGTGTTAAAGCATGGGAAGGGGGATTAGATGTCCTGGTATTCCATGCTGTTTTGCTTTATTTCTGTGTTCGTGCATTTTGGTATTAATTCATCTTCTgcattttttcataaaattaaacataaaaaaattctttttctacCATGGTCAGAAAACATAAGGGATTGTCTGTGTTCTTTTATCTTACACAGGCGTAGCAAACAAAGCatccaccaattttttttaagcagaAAAGAATGGAAAGGTTGATGTGAATAAGAAATACATTTTCACATTCATAAAAGCAAGGTAATCCAGACTGCCTTTTGAAGCAGGTGCAGGCAACTTGATAGTTGCTGACTTTAACACCAACAACAGGAACAAGGTGTGGTGTTACAGTATCTACTGTAACAATGACACCTCTTTGCAAAATCATCAGTCAGTCGCACCTCTTTGCAAAATCGTCACAGTGAAACTTTATGGCATTAAGTGAAATAATGTATGCATTTCATCCCATTTTTTCTAAACCAAATGACGTAGAAGCTGGAAAGATTATTCTCATCACCTTAAGGATATGCTTTGCGGACCTAACAACAATCTCATTAGAACAAAGATCCCACAGATGAGGCAAATGTTTAGTCCCGTCAGCCACCTGTAATAAATATCCAGACACGTCAAAAGCAATACAATCATTGGCAGAAAGATGGAAAAAGAACATCACAACTTTCAGGATGCCATAGataataaatatcaatttaggcAAAGCTTTTAATAAAGTTTACCTTTCCCATATTTATATGTTAATATTTAGTCAGTCAAATTTGTACATAGAAATATTGACTGGAAACATTAATGCTTACTTTTCCAATATAGCGAACATTGATTCCGTGGGCATGAAGTGCTTCAGTTAATGTTTGCCCATCCATAGGAGAAACTTCAAGTGTGCAAAGATCTTGTACAAACTTCGGAAGCACAACATCTGTAAGATATGAACTTGCTTTCCTCACATTTTCTTCATCTGCTGCTATCTCCTGGGGAAGGCAaagtgtaaaaaattatataacagAATTTAGATTTCAATAAACTTGACAAACAATATTACAAGATCCAGACTTGCCTCCTGACTCCCAGACAACTTAAACTCCGTGAAGACATTAGGGTTAAAAAGAATTTCATCATATGATTCAGTTTGCACTGATAAAGAAGCACAGTCCTTGACATTCTCATCCTTCCCATCTTTTGCTATATCCTGCGAGAAGAGCAAGAGAAAGGGCCATGTATCACAGATTACTAGGGGGGAAATCATGGCACAAGCTATCTTCATATTGTAATATATTAGTGTTACGTGATATAGATTGACACAAACATGTAATTCTTAGTTTTTTGCTCAAGTCCAAGTATTATGCATCCAGAATTCTTTAAGCGTCTATCTACTACCAAAATAACAGTACctgtctcttttttttcccaCAAATCAAGAAAATGGACACTCCAACTCTTTTTTGGTAAGCAATATACTTGCTCGCAATTTTCTATTTCCAAACACCTGGAATATCCTCTTAATTGAACACCACTACTTCTAAACCAGAATGATAATGACGGGGGCATAACGATGCAGGAGCTGCTATTCCATAACTATCTCCTCAACAAAAGAAGAGAACACACGAAGTCACACTTTCAAGTTCAAATaagaaaacaggaaaatttctaaaaatgaCTCAGACTGGGATACTGCTAAATCCTTCTAACCGAAAACATTTGTTTCTTTGACAATGGCAGAAATATTCACACCAAAAGAAGCCACTAGAAACACGAGCATTGCTGACCCTGCTAATCCAAGGGCACTAAGATATCATCATGTAACAACCAGGCAAGCATTCTACAAACAGTAGTGCAAATCATTACTAACTCAAACTCAAGTCATACTGCAACATAAATAAAAGGCACCAAAATGCAGTTAGCAGTACATAATCAAAGAATAGAAGGTTAAAAGTTAGGTAAGTTCCAACAAACAAATACTCGAAAAGCAAAATAAACATTAAAGGATGCAATTCAGTCCCAAGAAAAACACCACTAAAGGTAATCACAAGCTGCAGTTTCATTTGCCTCCATTCTCACCTGATTGGCAACACCAGAAGCCTCTGAAGAGTCAGTGGTCACTTGAGCATCTCCTTCAGACTTATGTTTTGATCTCTCTGCAGCTTGGGCCTTCTCCAATAAAGCAAATATTCATATAAGAGAAGGAACACAAGAATTAAGGCCCAAACTAATGTTAGTATCAGAATATCATAATTTACCTGCCAAAACGCAGTAATTAGTTCTGGTCTCAAGATACAGAATCTTGATCCAGGTCCAGTAAAGTTTGCATCTCGAGGAGTTACTCTCATCAAGTCCAGAAGATAATGCCtgagatagaaattttaaaagaaataagtaaaaaaaaaaaactgcctaAGCTTTATAAAATCTAAATAAGCACATTAGTTAAAAGTTGTAGCATCCTAAATGTAGTCAGAAACTAGAAGGCATGTAACAGAGATTACGACTATATAGCTAATAAAAGCTCAAGCTTCAAATCCTTAAATGTGGAGTGCtaacaataattttttgaaagcaTTTCCAGATCCAACAAAAGATTTGTGTAAGTAAAGACACCAACCCAAGAGAGTAATCACCTGTCGTCACTACCAACAATACCCTTGCATTCCACAGGGGCAGCTAATTTGAAAGCATTTCCAGATCCATCAAGGACAGTGTGTTCCTTCAAATGAAGGTGTTTAGCAGCCTCAAGCACCTAAAGATAAACAAAAgcttagcacatctaacaagGAAATCCATTTCACAATTCATAGAGAGCattgaagaaacaaaaagagatTAAACTGGAATTGTCAAAATAATATGTTCTATTAAACAGATTACACCACAAacgaaaattatatttatttttttggaacaGTACAATTAAGCAAAGTGGATATCCGACCACATGAGAAGCTTAAGAAATCCACTCACATAACAATTAACAAAGATGTAATATGAGAAATTTGAATGCATGACAAAGCAACAAATTTCATATGCTCCCTCACCTTGGAATGAAAATCTTCATTCCAACATATCTTCTTGCCGTTGTCAACAGAACCATACAGAAGAGAATCTGATTTGTCCCCTTGAAGAATGCCGGGTAAAACACTCTGCAGCAGAATGCGTAAAAGCAACTGAGGGCCAGCTAAGACATATTTAAGCAAGCCATGATAGAAATAGCAGTGATCAACAATGGCAACTGAGTATAGACAAGCACAAAGATGTTCGAAGACAACAGGAATTTGTATAAACAAGTAGAAATAGCTAAGAACAAATAATAGGTCATGCAACCATATGTTGACTATGAGAGACAAGTCAACCAATacattaaaaaggaaaaattttgcTCAAATTGTTTCTTTCCTTTGTTTAAGTGctaacaattatttcttacTAATGAGAATGTCATTAACTGTGTTGGCTGCAACAGAAGAAGATCCAACTAAGACTTGGTGGGAGACAGTGATAAcaagaaaacacacacacaaaaccacacacaacagagagagagagagagcaatccCAGTATGTCAATAAACACCTTTGCAACAAATACATGGGCTACGTTAGgctataaaaacactaaaaagtcTAATAACATTcctaaggaaaaaataaatctaccaacaaaaagatacaTATAGTATCTTTGATACAAACCTGAGCTACTACTCTATGACCTCTGTAATCAATTATGGCCATAGCAAGATTATAAAGTCCAGAGACATCAGCTTCCTGGTATGCCTTGGTGCCTTTCAAATCATTATTCGCAGAAGCATATGTAGCCTGCTCACTCTCTGTCAACTGTGTTTCAGCTGACACATCAGAAGCCACTTCCACACCACTATCATGTTCTCCTGTGGTTGATCCTTCACATTTATCCCCATTGGGAGTTCCACTCTCTCCATGCAACAAACAACCGGAGGCCTTATCATATGAACTGTTTAAAGAGCTTGAACTCTCAACCTTTAAATTAGCATTGGATGCACATTTCTTGGACAGCTGCTCAAGGTCCGCATCCACAGCAAAGCTAAAGAATATATTGTTGTGAACATACCTAAAACCAAGAAAGAAAGCTACACCATGATGCTAATCCGGCACTAACAAATctctcaaggaaaaaaaatgaatcttaaaaataaataagatccATCACAGAGACATAAAAACATAAGGCCCAACTCAATGAAAGATTGATTtctcaattcaaataaacataaaacatCTTACGTTTTAATCTGATTTGGCTAAAGCTCGAGAGAGTAAAGATACGGTATAGAGGTACTCTCAAGTTCCTAACTGGAAAGAAAAAATGCATTCCCTATATTCATACCAAGAACCATTCAGAATATATTATTACAGGCAGTAACCATTTTATATAAAGCCTTAAGAATCCTTATCCAAGAAAGCAAAGCAAACTCTAGTCTCACATTAACATGTGAAAGCACATCTAACTCAAGGCACTTTATAGCCTGCACTAAAGTACATTTGATACTAATTATCTTACTAAGCTGGAAAACGTGTTTTCAATGTCGAGGTACAAAGATATAGTAATCAACTGTAAATAGCCAAAAGCATGTTATCCTCTAAGCGTTTGAAATGAATTcctcaaaaga harbors:
- the LOC133879881 gene encoding protein ENDOPLASMIC RETICULUM-ARRESTED PEN3; translated protein: MEDGNSQSAAAPHLDDRVKLNVGGKLFETTLSTVRSGGPDSLLAVLADRPTYDLNPVFIDRDPEIFSVLLSLLRSNRLPSTACRFSKQELADEALYYGIESRLKTAMSPPSFSGIDASVVTTIRPASDGLPSAFMTGSEDGSVWIAHGGQISSYDWNLIPGTTIRTHLNDITSIRRIWPEVAAVGSDSTAGLHFYDISGGRHVGSTHWTDPSDPRIYKAQVNAISDSQSSVFASFNCPHRENCVLVIDKSTLQIASELGRMSGSSTKSMVPGKLTWLPERSVLVASAVTSGAFGCSGYIRLWDPRSGEVVWETIEPGSGRSTRFGDSFADVDVNVDESTLFKICSKSGDLAMADVRKLGDDPWVYLKDKNPSMTNRSGDGGGDSVIHCYKKQVFVGREGGLEVWSRVEGRENGVEEESGVCEGLYRRNFVDKVEDSKRGIIKKIEGGGNRLFVSREDAEGIEVWESSNSSSAVLITSP
- the LOC133879314 gene encoding clustered mitochondria protein encodes the protein MAGKSNKGRNRRGAHTTANSSESVVSSDAPVKDNLSASESTKADSNGVSTLDESTNVTPEIKESETANSASQQKQGDLHLYPVSVKTQSGEKLELQLNPGDSVMDIRQFLLDAPETCYFTCYDLLLHTKDGSTQHLEDYNEISEVADITTGGCSLEMVPALYDDRSIRAHVHRTRELLSLSTLHSSLSTSLALQYETAQNKASSPGDAAKTEVPELDGLGFMEDVAGSLSNLLLSSSKEIKCVESIVFSSFNPAPSYRRLVGDLIYLDVVTLEGNKFCITGTTKMFYVNSSTGNCLDPRPSKTNFEAATLAGLLQKISPKFKKAFREILEWRASAHPFENVQSLLPPNSWLGLYPVPDHKRDAARAEDALSLSYGSELIGMQRDWNEELQSCREFPHSTPQERILRDRALYKVTSDFVDAAISGAIGVISRCIPPINPTDPECFHMYVHNNIFFSFAVDADLEQLSKKCASNANLKVESSSSLNSSYDKASGCLLHGESGTPNGDKCEGSTTGEHDSGVEVASDVSAETQLTESEQATYASANNDLKGTKAYQEADVSGLYNLAMAIIDYRGHRVVAQSVLPGILQGDKSDSLLYGSVDNGKKICWNEDFHSKVLEAAKHLHLKEHTVLDGSGNAFKLAAPVECKGIVGSDDRHYLLDLMRVTPRDANFTGPGSRFCILRPELITAFWQAQAAERSKHKSEGDAQVTTDSSEASGVANQDIAKDGKDENVKDCASLSVQTESYDEILFNPNVFTEFKLSGSQEEIAADEENVRKASSYLTDVVLPKFVQDLCTLEVSPMDGQTLTEALHAHGINVRYIGKVADGTKHLPHLWDLCSNEIVVRSAKHILKDVLRNTEDHDFGPAVSHFFNCFFGSCQAAGAKVAANTIQSRTHRKDQGGHQSSGKPSRGQGRWKGGASARKNQSSYMNVSSETVWSDVQEFAKLKYQFELPEDARSRVKKISVIRNLCQKVGINVAARKYDLNSVAPFQTSDILNLQPVVKNSVPICSEAKDLIETGKIQLAEGMLSEAYTLFSEAFAILQQVTGPMHREVANCCRYLAMVLYHAGDMAGAIMQQHKELIINERCLGLDHPDTAHSYGNMALFYHGLNQTELALRHMSRALLLLSLSSGPDHPDVAATFINVAMMYQDIGKMNTALRYLQEALKKNERLLGEEHIQTAVCYHALAIAFNCMGAFKLSHQHEKKTYDILVKQLGVEDSRTRDSQNWMKTFKMRELQMNAQKQKGQAMDAASAQKAIDILKAHPDLMHAFQAATTSGGSGSSGTSVNKSLNAAIIGETLPRGRGVDERAARAAAEVRKKAVARGLLIRPHGVPVQALPPLTQLLNIINSGMTPDAVDTGETNGVNSEANGHPSNGPVGSKNEQLTSGQEDQTPVGLRIGLASQDAKKQKAKAKVAA